A single Cucumis melo cultivar AY chromosome 4, USDA_Cmelo_AY_1.0, whole genome shotgun sequence DNA region contains:
- the LOC103486516 gene encoding alpha carbonic anhydrase 7-like: METLKKQTHLLILAMFCMVWLSLLSKTVKGDEKFNYDPCSKKGPKYWGELKKEWEICKKGKIQSPIALSKWTADYYYEAFSDLTIDHIPAKAYLNNDGHEIIVDWSTGNAGSIKINNMDYQLQNFHWHHPSEHTLDGKTYPLELHMVHMNIATNDKAVVGVVFEYGRPDPFISLIEKDIKDLDSEEDKKYLEKMDPRIAMVDGIRKYFRYIGSLTTPPCTEGVIWSVMEKVQTVSPDQVKILKDAVKEEKNARPLQKVNGREVFYFDPSSRGSVAAE, encoded by the exons atggaaaccctaaaaaaaCAAACCCATCTCCTCATTTTAGCAATGTTTTGCATGGTTTGGTTATCATTGTTATCAAAAACAGTGAAGGGTGACGAAAAGTTCAATTATGATCCATGCAGTAAGAAAGGGCCTAAGTATTGGGGAGAACTAAAGAAAGAATGGGAAATTtgtaagaaaggaaaaattCAATCTCCTATTGCTTTGTCAAAGTGGACTGCAGATTATTATTACGAAGCCTTCAGTGATCTCACCATTGACCATATACCTGCTAAAGCATATCTCAACAATGATGGCCATGAAATTATT GTAGATTGGAGTACAGGAAATGCTGGATCGATAAAGATAAACAACATGGATTACCAACTTCAAAATTTCCATTGGCATCATCCTTCTGAGCATACCCTAGATGGCAAAAC gtaccctttgGAGCTTCATATGGTACATATGAACATTGCAACCAACGACAAAGCTGTTGTTGGCGTCGTGTTCGAATATGGTCGACCTGATCCATTCATCTCTCTg ATAGAAAAAGATATAAAAGATTTAGATTCTGAAGAAGATAAGAAATATCTTGAAAAAATGGATCCTAGAATAGCAATGGTTGATGGGATCAGAAAATACTTCAGATATATTGGATCACTCACCACACCTCCTTGTACTGAAGGTGTCATTTGGAGCGTCATGGAAAAG GTACAAACTGTCTCGCCCGATCAAGTCAAGATTCTTAAAGATGCTGTCAAAGAA GAGAAGAATGCGAGACCATTGCAAAAGGTTAATGGAAGAGAGGTCTTCTACTTTGACCCATCCTCACGGGGAAGCGTAGCAGCCGAGTAG